A single genomic interval of bacterium harbors:
- the ruvC gene encoding crossover junction endodeoxyribonuclease RuvC translates to MIILGIDPGLANVGFGVVNSEGGQCRLIEYGAIVSNAKLPKVERLFRIHKDVIDIIERYKPDAVVTEQLLFSVNKKSAMEVSQAIGVILLAVAQSNIAWQEYSPMKVKMALVGYGGAEKQQVQFMVQKILGLKEPPKPDHASDALAVSICHAHSVRLGSLGIRT, encoded by the coding sequence ATTTGGGGTTGTTAACTCTGAGGGAGGACAATGCCGACTGATTGAATACGGCGCTATAGTGTCAAATGCGAAGTTGCCTAAAGTCGAGCGTCTCTTTCGTATCCATAAAGATGTGATTGATATAATTGAGCGATATAAACCCGATGCAGTGGTGACGGAGCAACTGCTTTTCAGCGTGAACAAGAAAAGCGCGATGGAGGTTAGCCAGGCGATTGGGGTAATTCTTTTGGCGGTTGCGCAATCGAATATCGCTTGGCAGGAGTATTCGCCAATGAAGGTAAAAATGGCGCTCGTAGGATATGGGGGGGCAGAAAAGCAGCAAGTGCAGTTCATGGTCCAGAAGATTTTGGGGCTTAAGGAGCCTCCTAAACCCGACCATGCCTCTGATGCGCTAGCGGTAAGCATTTGCCATGCCCACAGCGTTCGTCTTGGGTCATTGGGTATCCGAACATGA